TGGTGTCGCAGGCGGCACAGGCGCAGGGCATCCCGGCCAACGTGGTGGATGACCCGGAGCTGTCCAGCTACATCACCCCGTCCATCGTCGACCGCTCGCCGCTGGTGATCGCGGTATCCACCGGCGGCGGCGTGCCGGTGCTGGCGCGGCTGATCCGCGCGCGGCTGGAGGGGCTGATCCCGGCCGGTTTCGGCAATCTGGCGCGTTTTGCCAGCCGGTTTCGCGATCAGGTGAAGGCGCGTTTCGGCAATGTGGAGGAACGGCGCGCATTCTGGGAGTCGGTGCTGGAAGGGCCGCTGGCGGAGCGGGTGATGAACGGCGACGAGGCCGCCGCCGAGGCCGACATGCTGGCAAGGTTGGCCGCAAGCGACACGCCGCCTTCCGGCGCGGTGTACCTGGTGGGCGCCGGGCCGGGCAACCCGGATCTGCTGACCTTTCGCGCGCTGCGGCTGATGCAGCAGGCCGACGTGGTGCTGTACGACAACCTGGTGTCCGACCCGCTGCTGGAACTGGTGCGCCGCGATGCCGAGCGCATTTTCGTGGGCAAGCAGCGCGCCAACCATACCCTGCCGCAGGAGGACATCAACAGCCTGATGGTGCGCCTGGCCGGCGAGGGCAAGCGCGTGCTGCGGCTCAAGGGCGGCGACCCGTTCACCTTCGGCCGCGGCGGCGAGGAGATCGAGGCGCTGGCGGCCGAGGGTATTCCGTTCGAAGTGGTGCCGGGCATTACCTCGGCCAGTGGCGCGGCGGCCTATGCCGGTATTCCGCTGACTCACCGCGACTACGCGCAGTCGGTGACCTTTGTTACCGGTCACAGGCAGGACGGCAGCATCACGCTGGACTGGCCGGCACTGACGCGCACGCAGCAGACCGTGGTGGTGTACATGGGTGTGACCATGGCTGCGGAACTCTGCGCCGAGTTCATCCGTCATGGTAAGGCGGGCACCACGCCGGCTGCCGTGGTGGAGCGTGCCACCACCGAGCGCCAGCGCACCGTGATTGGTACACTGGAAACCTTGCCTGGCTTGATCCAGGCGCATAGTATCAGTTCGCCTGCATTGATTATCGTGGGCGATGTGGTGGCGCTGTCATCGCGGCTGGGCTGGTTCCGCCGCGCGGAAACGGCGCTGTAAGGAGGCGGTCTGACCGCCGGCCGCTTGCGGCCAACTCAACCGGCCTGGGCCGGAAGTAGACGAGACATGGTTGGTGTATTGATTATTTCGCACGGCAATCTGGGACACAGCATGGCTGACTGCGCGCGCCACGTACTGGGGCGCGTGCCGGACAACCTGGCTGTGATGGCCGTTGAAAAACACGAAGACCCGGAAGACAAGTTCCGCGAAGCCGGTGCACTGGTGGCCAAGCTGCAGCAGGGCGACGGCGTGCTGCTGCTCACCGATATGGTGGGCGGCACGCCGGCCAATATCACCTGGCGCCTGGTGGAGGCCGGCAAGGTGGAAGCAGTGGCCGGCGTCAACCTGCCGATGCTGGTGCGGGCGCTGTGCTACAGCAGCCAGGCGCTGGAAGTGGTGGTCAGCAAGGCCATTACCGGCGGGCTGGAAGGGGTCTACTACATGCTGCCAGAGGGGAAAGATGCAAAAGCTACAGATTGAGATCATCAACAAGCTGGGCCTGCACGCGCGGGCATCCAGCAAATTCACCCAGACTGCCAGCCGCTTCCGTGCCGAGGTGTGGATTGCGCGCAATGGCCGCCGCGTCAATGGCAAGAGCATCATGGGCGTGATGATGCTGGCCGCGGCCAAGGGCGCGGTGGTGGATCTGGAAACCAGCGGCGAGGACGAAGAAGCCGCCATGGGCGCGCTGGTGGAGCTGATCAACAACCGCTTCGACGAGGCGGAATGAATGCCGCGCCGGTTTTGCGGGCTCGCAAACCGGGCACCAAGCCATAAGCCAGTGGCCGCACGATAACAACAAAGGGCGGGGGAACGAACAATGAGCATCATCTTGCACGGCGTGCCCATCGGTGGCGGTATCGCCATCGGCCGGGCGCACTTGTTGACCCAGAGCATGGATGACGTGGTGCATCTGGCGCTGGATGACGACGAGATTCCTGCCGAGCAAGCCCGCTTCGACATCGCCGTACGCGACACCCGCAAGCAGCTGGAAATGCTGTGGGGCACCATTCCGGAAAACGCCCCGGCCGAGCTGGGCGCCTTCCTGTCCTTGCACATCATGCTGTTGTCCGACCCCACCATTTCGCGCGAGCCGCGCGAGTTGGTGGAAAGCCAGCGCTGCAATGCCGAATGGGCGCTGAAACTGCAGTGCGACACCCTGGTGGAGCAGTTCGACGCCATCGAGGAAGACTACCTGCGCGAGCGCAAGCACGACGTGCTGCAGGTGATCGAGCGCATCTTCAAGAACCTGGGCGGCCACAGCACCGAGCTGCAGATCGCCGAGGACCTGGACGAAGACACCATTCTGGTGGCGCACGACCTGTCGCCGGCGGACATGGTGTACTTCAAGGATGCCAGCGTGGCGGCCTTCGTCACCGACGTGGGCGGCGCCACCAGCCACACCGCCATTCTGGGCCGCAGCCTGGACCTGCCGTCGGTGATTGCCATGCACCACGCGCGCCAGCTGGTGCGCGAGGAAGAAATGATCATCGTCGATGGCCAGCAGGGGGTGCTGATCATCGACCCGCCGGCCTCGGTGCTGGCCGAATACCGCCGCCGCCAGCGCAACTGGGTGGAAGCCAGGCGCAAGCTGTCCAGCATCCGCATGACCGATGCCATCACCCGCGACGGCACCCCCATCGAGCTGCTGGCCAATATCGAGCTGCCGCAGGATGCGGCCAACGTGCTGGAATCCGGCGCGGTGGGCGTGGGCCTGTTCCGCAGCGAATTCCTGTTCCTCGGCCGCGACAGCCTGCCGTCCGAGGACGAACAGTACGAAGCCTACCGCGCGGTGGCCGAGGCCATGCGCGGTGCGCCGGTGACGGTGCGCACCATGGACCTGGGCGCCGACAAGAACCCGCGCTGGCTGGGCCACGGCAGTGCCGAGAACCCGGCGCTGGGCCTGACCGGCATCCGCCTGTGCCTGGCCGAGCCGCTGATGTTCCGCGGCCAGCTGCGTGCGCTGCTGCGCGCCAGCTGCCACGGCAAGATCCGCATCCTGTTCCCGATGATCAACAGCCTGCCGGAGCTGCGGCAGGCGCTGGCGCAGCTGGAATACGCCAAGAGCGAGCTGCGCGAGGAGGGGCTGGATTTCGATCAGGAGGTCGAAGTCGGCGCCATGATCGAGATTCCGTCGGCGGCGCTGGTGGTGGGCAGCCTGCTCAAGTTCGTCGACTTCCTGTCCATCGGCACCAACGACCTGATCCAGTACACGCTGGCCATCGACCGCAACGACGACTCGGTGAGCCATCTGTACGACCCGGTGCACCCGGCGGTGATCAAGCTGATCTCCCACACCATCAAGACCGCCACCAAGGCCGGCAAGCCGGTGTCGGTGTGCGGCGAGATGGCGGGCGACGCGCGCCTCACCCGCCTGCTGCTGGGCATGGGGCTGCGCCGCTTCTCCATGCACCCGGCCAACCTGCTGCAGGTGAAGCAGAATGTGCTGGATTCCCACCTGGACGAGATCGGTCCGCATGCTGCCCGTATCCTGCGCAGCGAAGACCCTGATAAAATCGCCGATCTTCTGCAACAACTGAATGCTGGGCCGGGCGCCTGACCCGGCTTTTTTCTTTTATGCTCAAGGACGCCATCGATTTGTCCGCCGTGCGGCGCGTGCTGGTCATCAAGCTGCGTCACCACGGCGACGTACTGCTGACTTCGCCGCTGCTGACGACGCTGAAAAACCACGCCCCGCACGCCGAGATCGACGCGCTGGTGTATCACGACACCCGCGACATGTTGTCCGGTCACCCGGCGCTGGCCGAGTTGTTCACCATCGACCGCCAGTGGAAAAAACTGGGGCCGCTGGGGCAGTTGCGCGCCGAATGGCAGCTGCTGTCGCGGCTGCGCGCCCGCAACTACGACCTGGTCATTCACCTTACCGAACACAAGCGCGGCGCCTGGCTGTCGCGGCTGCTGTCGCCACGCTGGTCGGTGGCGCCCGGTGGTGATTACGGCAAATTCTTCAAACGCAGTTTTACCCATCGCTACCCGGTAATCGGCGGCAATCGCCGCCATACCGTGGAAATTCACCTGGATGCGCTGCGCCGCCTGGGCATCTACCCGAGCGCCGACGAGCGCCGGCTGCAGCTGGCGATTCCGCAGCCGGCACGCGAGCTGGTGCGTGCCAAGCTGGCCGCCAAAGGGGTAAGCGGCCCCTATATGCTGATCCACCCGACCTCACGCTGGCTGTTCAAGACCTGGCCGGTGGCGCGCATGGCGGCGCTGATCGATGCCTTGACCGCACGCGGCGAGACCGTGGTGCTGTCGGCGGCGCCGGATGCCGCCGAGCTGGCGATGCTGGCGGATATCCAGTCGCGGTTGGCGCGCCCGGTGGTCAGCCTGGCTGGCGAATTGAACCTGAAACAGTTGGCCGCATTGATAGACGACGCCACGCTGTTCATCGGCATGGATTCGGTGCCGATGCACATGGCGGCGGCGCTGCAGACGCCGTGCGTGGCGCTGTTCGGCCCGTCCGGCGACATCGAGTGGGGGCCGTGGCAGGTGCCGCACCGGCTGCTGACCACCAACATGAGCTGCCGCCCGTGCGGGCGTGACGGCTGCGGTGGCGGCAAGCGCAGCGAGTGCCTGGAGCGTATCGACGAGCAGCAGGTGCTGGCGGCCATCGCGCAACTGCAGCAGGAGCTGTCATGAAAAAACTCGCCATCGTGCGACAGAAATACAACCCGGCCGGCGGCGCCGAGCGCATTGTCAGCGCCATCCTGCGCCAGCTGCACGGCCGGCCGGATGTCGATGCCTACCTGATCAACCGCAAATGGCAGCCGATGGAAGG
This Vogesella sp. LIG4 DNA region includes the following protein-coding sequences:
- the cysG gene encoding siroheme synthase CysG — translated: MEYFPIFLRLQDEPCLLVGGGEVALRKVRLLRSAGARLTVVAPALVAELAAMADSGEIRHLPRAVAAEDISGYRLVVAATDDREVNRMVSQAAQAQGIPANVVDDPELSSYITPSIVDRSPLVIAVSTGGGVPVLARLIRARLEGLIPAGFGNLARFASRFRDQVKARFGNVEERRAFWESVLEGPLAERVMNGDEAAAEADMLARLAASDTPPSGAVYLVGAGPGNPDLLTFRALRLMQQADVVLYDNLVSDPLLELVRRDAERIFVGKQRANHTLPQEDINSLMVRLAGEGKRVLRLKGGDPFTFGRGGEEIEALAAEGIPFEVVPGITSASGAAAYAGIPLTHRDYAQSVTFVTGHRQDGSITLDWPALTRTQQTVVVYMGVTMAAELCAEFIRHGKAGTTPAAVVERATTERQRTVIGTLETLPGLIQAHSISSPALIIVGDVVALSSRLGWFRRAETAL
- a CDS encoding PTS sugar transporter subunit IIA — its product is MVGVLIISHGNLGHSMADCARHVLGRVPDNLAVMAVEKHEDPEDKFREAGALVAKLQQGDGVLLLTDMVGGTPANITWRLVEAGKVEAVAGVNLPMLVRALCYSSQALEVVVSKAITGGLEGVYYMLPEGKDAKATD
- a CDS encoding HPr family phosphocarrier protein; its protein translation is MQKLQIEIINKLGLHARASSKFTQTASRFRAEVWIARNGRRVNGKSIMGVMMLAAAKGAVVDLETSGEDEEAAMGALVELINNRFDEAE
- the ptsP gene encoding phosphoenolpyruvate--protein phosphotransferase codes for the protein MSIILHGVPIGGGIAIGRAHLLTQSMDDVVHLALDDDEIPAEQARFDIAVRDTRKQLEMLWGTIPENAPAELGAFLSLHIMLLSDPTISREPRELVESQRCNAEWALKLQCDTLVEQFDAIEEDYLRERKHDVLQVIERIFKNLGGHSTELQIAEDLDEDTILVAHDLSPADMVYFKDASVAAFVTDVGGATSHTAILGRSLDLPSVIAMHHARQLVREEEMIIVDGQQGVLIIDPPASVLAEYRRRQRNWVEARRKLSSIRMTDAITRDGTPIELLANIELPQDAANVLESGAVGVGLFRSEFLFLGRDSLPSEDEQYEAYRAVAEAMRGAPVTVRTMDLGADKNPRWLGHGSAENPALGLTGIRLCLAEPLMFRGQLRALLRASCHGKIRILFPMINSLPELRQALAQLEYAKSELREEGLDFDQEVEVGAMIEIPSAALVVGSLLKFVDFLSIGTNDLIQYTLAIDRNDDSVSHLYDPVHPAVIKLISHTIKTATKAGKPVSVCGEMAGDARLTRLLLGMGLRRFSMHPANLLQVKQNVLDSHLDEIGPHAARILRSEDPDKIADLLQQLNAGPGA
- the rfaQ gene encoding putative lipopolysaccharide heptosyltransferase III codes for the protein MLKDAIDLSAVRRVLVIKLRHHGDVLLTSPLLTTLKNHAPHAEIDALVYHDTRDMLSGHPALAELFTIDRQWKKLGPLGQLRAEWQLLSRLRARNYDLVIHLTEHKRGAWLSRLLSPRWSVAPGGDYGKFFKRSFTHRYPVIGGNRRHTVEIHLDALRRLGIYPSADERRLQLAIPQPARELVRAKLAAKGVSGPYMLIHPTSRWLFKTWPVARMAALIDALTARGETVVLSAAPDAAELAMLADIQSRLARPVVSLAGELNLKQLAALIDDATLFIGMDSVPMHMAAALQTPCVALFGPSGDIEWGPWQVPHRLLTTNMSCRPCGRDGCGGGKRSECLERIDEQQVLAAIAQLQQELS